The Mucilaginibacter rubeus genomic interval ATAGTACCTCCGGACGCCTGTTCAAACTTACCGGCCCGCTTATCAACTGCCCCTGTAAACGCGCCTTTTTCATGACCAAATAATTCGGACTCAATTAAATGCGTTGGCAAGGCCGCGCAGTTGACTACTACCAATTGTTTTTTGCTTCGCGGCGATAGCTGGTGGATACATTTAGCAAAGCGTTCCTTCCCGGTGCCGCTTTCGCCTAAAATAAGTACCGATGTTTCAGTAGGTGCAACAAGGCTCAGGTGATCAAGCGCGGTAAGCATTAAATGGCTGCTGCCGATGATGCCTTCAAAGCCTGATTTGCTTTCGGTTTTAGCCAGAACATCCTTTTTAGCGACAGGTCTGATAACTACATTGTCTGCCTGCTTCATAATGCCCTCAATTGCGGCAGATAATGATCGCTGCAACCTGTTTGCCAGCGCAAGGTGCTTATTGCTGTAGGCATCATCCTTACGGCTATAAAAAGAAAAGGTAAAACCAGGCTGCCCGGCAACCGGGATATACATCACCAGGTTTGATGCCATTTGAAACGTTTTCGCGATCAGTTTTTTGGCCGGGTTTTGTTGTGTTAACCTCGTGAAATCAGCATCGTTGTACCATGCCGATCTTTTATCTTCGTCGGCTGCCTCTTGGAGTTTTAACAGTTCGTTTCTTTTTAAACCGGTTATATTCAGCAATTCATCTACGCCAATAGTTTGATATTCATTAAAGCTTAACCTCAGGTAACTTGATCCTTCGTACGGAATGGGGCCAAGGTTTTTCATGCCAATGGCCAGGTAATCAAAGGAGATATGTGGTTGAAGTGCTTTAGCTATCCTGAGCAGCTTTTGGTCCCATTCGGTTGGGTCGCCTATAATATCGTTTAACGAGTTTTGCAGCGTAAGCTCATTGTTGCGTTTAGTGCTCATGTTTTGCTCATGCAAATATTGGGCTATCTGCAGGCTCACCAGCACATCCTTTTCGCGAAAGGGTTTCACCATAAAGCCATATGGGTTGGTGGCTTTGGCCTCTTCCAATATTTTTTGGTTTGAATTTGCCGAAAGGTAAACGAAAGCTATGTTCTCCTCTGCCAGTTCCTTCGCCAGGTCGATGCCCGTGAGCTCGCCCTGTAAATGAATATCCAGCAAAACCAGTTGGGGCTTATTCAGTTTGATGATTTCCCGGGCCTCTTCAACCGAATCGGCTATGCCGCAAACATCATAACCGGCTTTTTCCAGTATGAACGACAAATCGTTTGCTACTATAAATTCATCTTCAACAATAAGTATCCTTTGGCTCATAGTGTATAGGTATTAAATGTTTTTAACCGCTTTTATAAACTTATCATTAGTAAATTCAATAATTACCGAAAGGCCATTATCGTTTTCGACTTTAAATGTACCGCCAACCTGCTTGCTTAGGCCCCTGATAAGGCTCATGCCCAGGGTTTTGCTTTTGGTAATGTTTTCGGGCGATGCAATGCCGCTGCCGTTATCACTGATCTTTAA includes:
- a CDS encoding sigma 54-interacting response regulator, which gives rise to MSQRILIVEDEFIVANDLSFILEKAGYDVCGIADSVEEAREIIKLNKPQLVLLDIHLQGELTGIDLAKELAEENIAFVYLSANSNQKILEEAKATNPYGFMVKPFREKDVLVSLQIAQYLHEQNMSTKRNNELTLQNSLNDIIGDPTEWDQKLLRIAKALQPHISFDYLAIGMKNLGPIPYEGSSYLRLSFNEYQTIGVDELLNITGLKRNELLKLQEAADEDKRSAWYNDADFTRLTQQNPAKKLIAKTFQMASNLVMYIPVAGQPGFTFSFYSRKDDAYSNKHLALANRLQRSLSAAIEGIMKQADNVVIRPVAKKDVLAKTESKSGFEGIIGSSHLMLTALDHLSLVAPTETSVLILGESGTGKERFAKCIHQLSPRSKKQLVVVNCAALPTHLIESELFGHEKGAFTGAVDKRAGKFEQASGGTIFLDEIGELPLESQAKLLRVLQEKEVEKLGGRETIKVDVRVIAATNCNLEKEVAAGKFRLDLYYRLNIFPIILPSLRERKDDIPVLAEHFIEKYSAMAGRPKLTLSNQALADLMNYNWPGNVRELEHLIERNVLLTRGNVIERIMLPGAVPSAVAPAASVVSIGDKVKSIDENERDYILAILKKCNGRIAGPGGAAELLDVPSTTLNSKMKRLGITRKHVSDSGD